The window GCCAAGGCCGGCGCGATCTCCAACACCAGCGTCTCGAAGATGTCGGAGTCGATGAAGCAGGCGTCTACGATCGCCCAGCAGTACGGACTCAAGATCGAGGAGGTCTCGACCATCCTCGTGGCCCTGGCGAAGCGAAACATCACCGGCTCGTCAGCGGGTACGGCCACCGCCAACCTGTTCCGCGAACTCGGTAACCCGCACGGGCGGGAGGCCAAGCAGATCGCCAAGGACCTCGGCATCACGCTGTGGGACCCGCTTGACAAGTCGCGGAAGGACTTCTTCGATCGCTTTGTCCCGGAGCTCCGCAAGAACCTCGAGGTGCTGGACCCTGAGAGCCAGTCCTTCGTTCTCAACCGGCTCACCAACAACCGAGGCGAGAAGGCGCTGGGCGCCATCCTCGGGCTGACCGACGAGGCGCTGGGCGACATCAAGTCGAAACTGGAGAGCGCGACAGGATTCGTCGACACGGCCAACGCGAAGCTCATGGACTCCGTCCAGGGCGACATGGACCGCCTGAAGGCCACGTTCACCAACGCTCTGGCCGAGGCCGGCTCGGCCGGCGCCGGAGATTTCCGAAGCGCGCTGCAGGGCCTCCAGGCGATTGTTGGATCTCCCGAGTTCCAGCAGGGCCTCAGTGGCCTGGTGAAGGGTATCGCGGCGATTGCCAACGTTTCCGTGACCGCCGCCCAGTGGGTCGGGGAACTGTACGGTTGGCTGCAGAAGCTCTTTGTCCTGCCCGAGTTCGTCAAGATTCTTGGGGACCTCTACGAGAAGCTCAAGGACCCCAGCGGGACGAACGCGGCGATCAGCCAGGGCAATGCCTACATCGCAAGCCTTGACACGCAAATCGCGAAGGTGCGCCAGCTCGCCGCCGAGAAGGCGCGCGCCGACGGCACTGCTTCTCCGGTTGGACTGGCCTCGCTTCGCAAGACGCGCGATGACGCCGAAGCCGCCCTGAAGGCCGCCAGGGGCGGCGACGATCTCAGCAGCCACCCAGGCCTGCGCGCGGCGCAGGAGTCCCAGCGCGCGGTCAAGATGCAGGTGGCACAGGCCGCCTACGACCAGGCGCAAGCGAAGCTGATGGAGGCGCACAACAAGAACATCCAGCTCATCAAGGAGACCCGCGAGTACAACAACTCGTTTGAGAAGACGGTCACGCCGGGCAACGCTCTCGGCACGGGTACTCGGCACTACGAGATCCCACCAAAGGTCAATGCGGGTGCCGCGCGCCGCGCGGCAGACGAGGACTACAAGAACGAGAAGAAGCGTCTCGACCTGCTTTCAGCTGGCAACCGACTGCTTGTCGAGCAGACCGACACCGAGTCGAAGGAGCGCGAGGCGGCGCTGCAGCAGAGCTACGACCGGGGCGTCATCGACTTCAAGACCTACCAGCAGAAGCTCAGCGAGGCGCAGCAGGAGCAGGCGACGATCCGGATCAACCTTGCGGAGGCCGAGAGCAATGCGATCAAGGCGGGTCTCTCCGTCCTGAGGAGCAAGGCCGAGGCGCAGAAGAAGGCCGGAAAGGCCGACGTCGACGACGCGCTCTCCAATGAGATCCAGGCCCAGACCAACAAGTACCTGCAGGCTCAGCAGAACATCGCCAAGCTGGTCTCCGAGCAGAAGGCTCGCGCCGAGAAGAGCCTGACCGATGCACTGAAGCCGGCATCCGAGATCCTCAAAAATTCTGAGAAGGAGTCCGCGGTCGAGGACGAGCGCATGCGCCAGGAGATGGAGAAGCTTCGCGTGAAGGGCTCCGGGCTGGAGCTGAGCGAGCGCGAGCAGTTCATCCAGTCAGAGATCCTGCGGATCCTGGGCGAGCAGGAGAAGAAGCTCTCCAGCGCACAGGCAATCATGCAAAAGATGACGGAGGACGGGGTCTTCAAGGACGCCGACACCAACCCCGAGGTGCGGGCGGTGCGCGATCGGCTGCAGGGCTACATCGACTCCAAGCGATCAACTATCGACGCGGCCCGCCCTGCGATCACCGACGCAGCAGGTAATACCTTCGACGGCAAGCGCTGGACGGGCATCGCGGATCGACTTGCCAGCTCCACCGAGGGCGCTATCAAGGACGGGCTGAACGCCGCGTTCACGGGCGACACGACGGCGCTGAAGAACTTCGGCAAGACGCTGCAGAAGACGGTAGCCGGCGCGGTCGTCGACGCTTTCTACGACGTGTTCGTCAAGGACGCTGTCAAGGGCCTGGCTCGGGACTTGATGAACTCTCTGCGCGGCGCCGCGAGCGGGGGCTCGTCGAGCAGCGGCAGTGGACTGGGGTCTCTCATCGGCGCGGCCGTGTCTCTCTTTGGGGGCGGAGGCGCGACGGCGGCCTTCTCTCAGACGGCGCTGGGCGCGTCTGGCTTCGGGTCGGGCCTTGCCTACGGCAACCTCGACCTTGGGCTGGCCCTGTCCGGCGGCGGGTATACGGGCCCCGGTGGCAAGTACGAGCCGAAGGGCGTCGTGCACGGCGGAGAGTTCGTGATCAACAAGGAGTCGACCTCCAAGCTGGGCCTGGGCTTCCTCAACAGCCTGAACCAGTTCGCCGACGGCGGCTACGTGCCACTGACGTCGGGCCCGTCGATGCTGAGCAATCCGGCAGCGCGCGTGTCCGACTCGGGTGGCCAGTCAATCGTGTACTCGCCCACCACCCACGTCAGCGTCGACTCGCGCAGTGACCGCGCCGCCGTGATCCAGGACGTGCAGCGGGTCGTGTCCGAGAACCAGAAGAATTTCGTTGAACAGCTCAAGCGCGTGAAGGTTCTTCCAGCATGACGATCCTCCAATTCCCGGCCGGGATCCTGGTCAAGCGCCAGGACTTCGGCGCCATGAACTTCGACCTGACGTTCGCCAATCAAGACAGCGGCGCTGTGCAGACCGCGATCAGTGGCCCCCAGCGCTGGTCGTGCACCATGTCGTCCGAGGAACTGCTGGACCAGGACCAGGCGGCGCGCTGGAGAACGCTGGTGCTTTCGCTCAAGGGGCGGGTCAACCACCTTGCCGTGTACGACCTTCTGAACCCCGCCCCGCGCGGCACGGTGCGCGGAACGCTGACCGCCGCCGCGGCGGCGCCCGCGGGCGCCTCAATGCTGCAGATCAACGCCGGCTCGAGCCAGGCCGGCAAGGTCTTTCGCATGGGCGACTGGATCGGGGTCAACCAGGGCGGCACGAACCGGCAGCTGCTGCACCTGCAGCAGGACTATGCCGTCGACGGCAACGGAATCGTCACCGTGTTCTTCGAGCCGGTGCTGCGCGTGGCCGTCGGCCAGGGCTCCTCCATCGTGTGGGACAAGCCCACGTGCCTCATGAAGCGCAACGACGCCACGACCACGTGGGCCAGCGAAGGCGCGGTCCAAGGCGGCTTCAAGCTCGACCTTCAAGAGCAGTGGTTCTGATCGTGTGGTGGGGGATTCCCACCACACAGGGTCCGTCTCCAGTATCCGCGGCACTCCACCGCAGATCAGGACATGGCTCTCACCACCAACTCCGGCTTTCAAGCTGCCGCAGGCGCCGATGCCTACGGGCAGCTTGCGCTCGTGGAGCTGCAGCTCCGGCCCGGCACCGTCCGCTACACCACCTGGCCCGTCTCCCTAGACAACGTGATGGGCGAGCAGTGGATGGGCGTGGGCAACCTCGGCTCGATCGGCGAACTCCATGAGAGCGAAGACGGCGCGGCTGAGAAGCTGACGCTGAGCCTGTCGGGCGTCGACATCGGCGCGCGCGCGCTTGCTCTGGGGGGCCCAGCGGATTTTCAGGACCGCCCCGTGCGCGTGTGGGTCGGCCTGCTTGACGGGCAGACCCTGCAGCTGAGCGGTCAGCCTGTGCTTCGCTTCGCCGGCGTGATGGACCAGTTCAAGGGAAACCGGGACGGCTCGCAAGCGTCCTTCCAGCTTGACTGCCGCACAGGCTCCTACGACCGGCGCGCCAACCCGTCGTCGCTGCGCATGAACCACACACAGCACCAGGAGCGCCACCCCGGCGAGCGCGGCTTCGAGTACCTGACTTCTCTCATCGGCAACCCGGCCGTCTGGATCACCAAGTGGCTGCAGACGAACCTGCAGGCCTTCGCGCAGCTGAGGCAGGGTCGCTGATGAAGCCGGATCTCGACACCTTCATTGCCGAGCGCCGCAATGTCCCGTTCGAATACTTCAGCCACGACTGTGCCGGCATTGCAGCCGACTGGGTCAAGGTCAAGACCGGGCGCGACGTGCTCGAGGACCTACGGGCGCCGGGCGCACCGCTTGATCGAAAGAGCCTGCTGGCGGCGCTGCGCGTCGTGCGCAATGCCGGCGGCTTCATCCAGGCCGGCACGCAGCGCCTGGGCCCGTTCCTTCCCGGTCTGATGGCCCAGCGCGGAGATGTGGTCTTGGCCCTCAGCGGCGGGAAGGTTGGGCGCGTCTCTGGCTACAGCTTCGGGATCTGCACCGGCACGCACATCGTCTGTCCGGGCAACGAGAAGCTCGAGTTCCTCCCCCTCACTCAAGGAGTCGCGGCATGGCGCGTCTGATTCGCGGCCTGCTGGTCTTCGTGGCGCTGGTCACGCTGTGCGTTGGCGCGAGCGCAGAGCCCGTCACAACGTTCCTCGCCTCGACGGCGTTCACCACGGCGGCCGGAGCCGCGATCAGCTACGGAGCCGTCATCAGTGCAGTGGTGACTGCCGTATCCGTCGTCTCGAGTGTCTACGGATCGATGCAGGCGAAGAAGCAGGCGCGCCAGGCCATCGAACGCAAGGTCCAGCAGGACCTTGCCAACCTGCGAGAGCGAACGACCACGATCGTGGCCGCAGACGACGCATGGCCCGTCATCTACGGCGAGCCGGCGCCGGTCGGCGGCTCGGTCAAGGCGGTGATGCTGAGTGGCGAGCGCGACCAGTACAAGCACATCGTGCTGGTGCTGGCCTCCCACGAGTGTGACGACGTCACTGACGTCCTCATCGACGGCGAGAGTCTTCAGCTCGATTCCTACGGGACGTCGCACCACCCTGCGTATCAGCTCGAGTACGGCGTTGTGCAGGAGGCTACCTTCCCCTTCACCGTTGGGGAGTACCTGAATGTCCTGACGGGTGAGATGGTCAGCGCGGCCACTGTCGACACTGGCGCTCTCGGGCAACTCTACAACGCCCCCCAGATCCTTGAGATCAAGGACGCCGACGGCAACCCTATCTCGGGGATGACGATTGGCAACCCCATGGGGATCCGAGCGCCCAACACCGGGTTCGTTCTGCTGGGCGGCACACCGGGACTGACCGGAACGGTGAAGCTCCGGATCGAGGGAGCCGGCAGCGCGGTCCACGTCAGCAAGCATCTGTCCCGCGGAGGCGTCGACTTCGCGGACCCGATACTGCGGGGGGCTGTGCCGAGCCTCTGGACGGAAGACCATAAGCTCTCGGGCTACACGTACCTGGTCATCACGATCAACCTGCTGCTTGAGCGATTCCAGGGCGGCATGCCGTCGTTCACCGCGAGGGTGCGCGGCAAGCGCTGCTACGACCCGCGCACGGGAACCACCTACTACACGCGCAACCCGGCGATCTGCCTTGCCGACTTTCTGCAGTCCGAGGCCGGCTACCTGGCGCTGCCGGAGCAGATCGACCAGAACGCGCTGATCGCGGCAGCCAACGCCTGCGACCAGGTGGTCTACGGGGAGGGCGCCTGGGGCGACAGCGTGAACTACGGCAACGACACGCGCCTGTACACCTGCGACGGCATGTTCCGCACCGACCAGGATCGGGACACGACCCGCCAGCAGATCGAAGATTCGATGGCCGGCTACAGCCTAGAGTCCGGCGGCGTGTGGCGCATCCTCGCCGGAGCCTGGTCGACGCCGGTCATGGCACTGACGGATGCTGACCTGCTGGCACCGCCCGTCGTCGTGCAGACCTGCAACCCGGGCACGGCACGGTACAACGGCGCGCGCGGCAGCTACGTCAACAAGGCGCGCAACGGCGTCACCGAGGACTTCACGCCCTACCAGAACGCGGTGTTTCGCGAGGCGGACGCCAAGGACAAGATGCTGGACGTGGCGCTGTCCTTCACCAGCTCGCACGTGCGGGCTCAGCAGATCGCTCGCACGCTGGTGGAGCAGAGCCGAGGCGGCTTCATCCTGGCCATCAACCCGAAGATGACGGCTTGGCACCTGCAGCCGGGCGATCGCTTCGTGTTCTCCAGCGACGACCTTGCCATCTCGAACAAGAACTTCAGGATTCAGGACTGGGCGTACTCGCAGACCTCCCCACTCGCCTTCCAGGTCATTGAGGACGAGCCGTCGTTCTACGATCTGGCCGACGAGGTTCAGGCCGACCCGGCGCCCAACACCAACCTGACCAGCCCGTTCCTGAAGCCTGGCGCGCCGCTTGACCTAGCCGTCACCTCCGGAGCCAACGAGGTGGTGGTGCAGGGCGGGTCCGCGGTCGTGCGCGCGCACGTGACCTGGGCGCAGAGCGACTCGGCAGCTGTCCGGATGGGCGGCTGGGTGCGCCTGCAGTGGCGCACGGTCACTCCGGTGGGGGAGTGGGTCACGATCGACCTGCCGGGTGATGCCGTCGAGACCTACATCCTCGGGCTGAACGTCAGCAGCGAGTACCAGGTACGCGTCCGATTTCAGACGGCATACACCTTCTCGGATTGGTCGACGGTGTCGCACACGCTGCGCGGCATTAGCGAGATCCCGTCCGACGTTCAGGGCCTGACCGCCACGCTAGAGGCGGACGGCACGATCGCGCGCTGGTCGTCGCCTCAGGGTGCGGAGGCCACGGACTGGGCCTTCACGCAGATCCGCGTCGGCGCGACCTGGGAGACGGCCGAGGTGCGGTTCACCGGCAAAGCCCTGATGGCCAACATCGGCTGGCTGCCGGCCGGGACGGTCAAGGTGTGGGCCGCGCACGCAAACACCCAGGGCGTGTTCGGCGTGGCGATCTCGACGACGATTGACATCGAGCCGCCGGCTCAGCCCATCGTGCAGGGGGAGGCGTGGCCGCCCAACATCGAGCTGCGCTGGCAGGACTGCCGCACCGACCAGCCGATCTCCTCGTACCTCATCAAGGTGGGGCCAACGCTTGATGCGGCCGTCCAGATCGGACAGACGCAGGCGCTGAACTTCGTCAGGGGCGAGCCTCCCGGAACGCGCCTGTACTGGGTGCAGGCCTTCGACGCGGGCGGCAATGCAGGAGACGCTGGATATGTCGAGGTGCAGTCCCTGGCGCCCATCGACGTCGCGCTCGAGGAGCTGCAGGCGGGCCTTGACCAGACCGTCGCCGACCTGCTGAACGTCGGCTCCGGAATCAGCGAGCGCCTGGTCGACGAGGTGTTTGAGCGCGGCACCGAGATCGCTCGGGTCGAGACCCTGGTGACCGAGGGCGACGAGCAGCTGGCCCAGCAGATCGAAACCGTGGCGGCCCGCGCGGTCGGCTATGTGCGTGCCAACCTGATCAAGAACGGCGGGTTCGAGTTCGACCTTGACAACTGGACGATGAGCTCGGCAGGCTGGGCGATCGTCGAGGATTCCTGGGGCACCTCGGCGCGCCTGAGTTCCAGCGTGCCGGCCTCGGGTTGGCTCTCCAGCCCCAAGTTCCCGGTGCATCCTGGTGACATGTTCACCGGATCCGGGGACGCCGAGTGCCTGGGGTCCGGCAACTACGGA is drawn from Variovorax sp. PBS-H4 and contains these coding sequences:
- a CDS encoding DUF6950 family protein, with the translated sequence MKPDLDTFIAERRNVPFEYFSHDCAGIAADWVKVKTGRDVLEDLRAPGAPLDRKSLLAALRVVRNAGGFIQAGTQRLGPFLPGLMAQRGDVVLALSGGKVGRVSGYSFGICTGTHIVCPGNEKLEFLPLTQGVAAWRV
- a CDS encoding phage tail tip fiber protein, whose protein sequence is MARLIRGLLVFVALVTLCVGASAEPVTTFLASTAFTTAAGAAISYGAVISAVVTAVSVVSSVYGSMQAKKQARQAIERKVQQDLANLRERTTTIVAADDAWPVIYGEPAPVGGSVKAVMLSGERDQYKHIVLVLASHECDDVTDVLIDGESLQLDSYGTSHHPAYQLEYGVVQEATFPFTVGEYLNVLTGEMVSAATVDTGALGQLYNAPQILEIKDADGNPISGMTIGNPMGIRAPNTGFVLLGGTPGLTGTVKLRIEGAGSAVHVSKHLSRGGVDFADPILRGAVPSLWTEDHKLSGYTYLVITINLLLERFQGGMPSFTARVRGKRCYDPRTGTTYYTRNPAICLADFLQSEAGYLALPEQIDQNALIAAANACDQVVYGEGAWGDSVNYGNDTRLYTCDGMFRTDQDRDTTRQQIEDSMAGYSLESGGVWRILAGAWSTPVMALTDADLLAPPVVVQTCNPGTARYNGARGSYVNKARNGVTEDFTPYQNAVFREADAKDKMLDVALSFTSSHVRAQQIARTLVEQSRGGFILAINPKMTAWHLQPGDRFVFSSDDLAISNKNFRIQDWAYSQTSPLAFQVIEDEPSFYDLADEVQADPAPNTNLTSPFLKPGAPLDLAVTSGANEVVVQGGSAVVRAHVTWAQSDSAAVRMGGWVRLQWRTVTPVGEWVTIDLPGDAVETYILGLNVSSEYQVRVRFQTAYTFSDWSTVSHTLRGISEIPSDVQGLTATLEADGTIARWSSPQGAEATDWAFTQIRVGATWETAEVRFTGKALMANIGWLPAGTVKVWAAHANTQGVFGVAISTTIDIEPPAQPIVQGEAWPPNIELRWQDCRTDQPISSYLIKVGPTLDAAVQIGQTQALNFVRGEPPGTRLYWVQAFDAGGNAGDAGYVEVQSLAPIDVALEELQAGLDQTVADLLNVGSGISERLVDEVFERGTEIARVETLVTEGDEQLAQQIETVAARAVGYVRANLIKNGGFEFDLDNWTMSSAGWAIVEDSWGTSARLSSSVPASGWLSSPKFPVHPGDMFTGSGDAECLGSGNYGLSIEYFDAGGNSLGSAANLLPGPHDFENTQDRRNDLSLEALAPPLAAEGAVVFRWNGFSGTELGIRYVKAEHGGLPSTPYTSESSDRGAVAAVRQETLARASAIEAEATARLTLAATVNGNTAAISQEATVRATQTGQLFARWGVRMDVSGKISGFILNNNGSQSDAVFLVDRFAVATQAAGTTKYPFVVGSVAGAATVGIDGNLVVDGSIQARSIFVDRLSALVARLGYVTAGQIDINGDGAGGWGWIRSPGKWRDDNWGWALAQHPTGDMFVDFNLNGCGLVMHHQPGVSANFHLFGPGFDLTQSGLTIDQINVIDTLQIRGQAVTIPSFNASPGNTCDLLHFTPGTAPLDTFILGSVFVAQLALVTIIVDGNQEWVGGGVAGTTVTGGIQRALAPGWHSIRITTAASAGSGGSSLYALSTRR
- a CDS encoding phage tail tape measure protein, with translation MSDDIKIGLDGKPLENAAKPALEALKQLQVAVERLDQASLKRLNKETQGLVTSLKSLASSTSADMQKFVSAVGSSIERAAREAKPKADAAGKSIGKFIASSIEEETSRVKISIGGSVDLGAGLKASIRARGAEAAQEVRAELAKIANSAEAVSALRAGSAPRLDPRTLLGLPSRDKMKSIGAEIAAQMRESVAIDGLRERSASNIDPRTLLGLPSRDKMKSMGAEIAAQMREGVATDALRAKSATNIDARTLLGLPKEKDARAIGAEIAAQMRAGVAAEQSRNASISRDAAFNTLSPAGQVSRATRVASAVSMGMSEAEATTRYGAAAVSAAQNIDRLRAANEGLRASQDNVHASARAMASGQREVHSAIRGVAGAADALFLTYGSLLPLTATFFATTAVKEAIQAYKDLEYQIKFVRALEEDGGKGLTERAMRLQTGDIAVGSGVDPVEASKGLRLLAQSGLNAQEALGALPAVLKTARVGELGVAEATETLTGQVHAFGLQMDDIGRVGDVMAKAGAISNTSVSKMSESMKQASTIAQQYGLKIEEVSTILVALAKRNITGSSAGTATANLFRELGNPHGREAKQIAKDLGITLWDPLDKSRKDFFDRFVPELRKNLEVLDPESQSFVLNRLTNNRGEKALGAILGLTDEALGDIKSKLESATGFVDTANAKLMDSVQGDMDRLKATFTNALAEAGSAGAGDFRSALQGLQAIVGSPEFQQGLSGLVKGIAAIANVSVTAAQWVGELYGWLQKLFVLPEFVKILGDLYEKLKDPSGTNAAISQGNAYIASLDTQIAKVRQLAAEKARADGTASPVGLASLRKTRDDAEAALKAARGGDDLSSHPGLRAAQESQRAVKMQVAQAAYDQAQAKLMEAHNKNIQLIKETREYNNSFEKTVTPGNALGTGTRHYEIPPKVNAGAARRAADEDYKNEKKRLDLLSAGNRLLVEQTDTESKEREAALQQSYDRGVIDFKTYQQKLSEAQQEQATIRINLAEAESNAIKAGLSVLRSKAEAQKKAGKADVDDALSNEIQAQTNKYLQAQQNIAKLVSEQKARAEKSLTDALKPASEILKNSEKESAVEDERMRQEMEKLRVKGSGLELSEREQFIQSEILRILGEQEKKLSSAQAIMQKMTEDGVFKDADTNPEVRAVRDRLQGYIDSKRSTIDAARPAITDAAGNTFDGKRWTGIADRLASSTEGAIKDGLNAAFTGDTTALKNFGKTLQKTVAGAVVDAFYDVFVKDAVKGLARDLMNSLRGAASGGSSSSGSGLGSLIGAAVSLFGGGGATAAFSQTALGASGFGSGLAYGNLDLGLALSGGGYTGPGGKYEPKGVVHGGEFVINKESTSKLGLGFLNSLNQFADGGYVPLTSGPSMLSNPAARVSDSGGQSIVYSPTTHVSVDSRSDRAAVIQDVQRVVSENQKNFVEQLKRVKVLPA